A stretch of Pseudophryne corroboree isolate aPseCor3 chromosome 9, aPseCor3.hap2, whole genome shotgun sequence DNA encodes these proteins:
- the LOC134957194 gene encoding uncharacterized protein LOC134957194: MADVDQQGQDQQATITLQLTPVDPSQPIQLQDIPQASMSPQLAQAPPQTQIPDDFWASWTSQQAQSNASLTAHTQHLASLPHHLPRISRNSGRLIVQVGRIATSMEQIRADNNQMLAHLTRIIDEQQRHQQALVQLIQHNQVVNESLSRIVASHTATNTQLNASINNLSNNITLMAAQQVTFSSGTTTPIQTPVTSPVRRSSRARAREPAQSTAPSTHKRKN; the protein is encoded by the coding sequence atggccgacgtggaccagcagggacaagaccaacaggcaaccatcacactgcaacttacacctgttgacccgagccagccaatacagctgcaggatatcccccaagcctccatgagtccacaactggcacaagctccaccccaaacacaaataccagatgacttttgggccagttggacaagccaacaggcccaaagcaatgccagcctgaccgcacatacccaacaccttgccagtctgccccatcatctaccgcgcattagtcgcaactcgggcagactgattgtacaagtaggccgaatcgcaacatcgatggagcaaataagggctgacaacaaccaaatgctggctcatttaacgcgcatcattgatgagcaacagcgccatcagcaggcactcgttcaactcattcagcacaaccaggttgtgaatgagtcgttatcccggattgtagccagccacactgcaaccaacacacaactgaatgctagcattaataatttgagcaacaacataacattgatggcagctcaacaagtgacctTCAGCtctgggaccacgacccctatccaaacgccagtaacctcccctgttcggcgttcatccagagcacgtgccagagagccagcacaaagcacagcacccagcacacacaagcgaaaaaattAA